The Anaerolineales bacterium region CAAGACCATCCCTGCGATGCTCTTTTCTGCCTTACATCTTTTGATGTTCGAGTATTTTTTCCTGCTCGAATTCATGCGCCCCGTCGTCCTGTTCGCCTCCCTGCGCGACGAGCCGTTGACGATCCGTGAACGAGGCGTAAAAACGTTCAAGGCATGGCTTCCGTATATCGGCGTGATTATCTTTGTCCTGTTGTATCGCTCATTGGTGTACAGTCATCCTGGCTTCGGCTACAGTCTCACAGAAGAAGTCGCTCGCGCGCCGATTGAAACCGTCACTCAATTAATCCAACACGTCTTTTCAAGTCTTTGGGCGGCAATCGGGGCATGGGCTCAAATCTTCCAATTCCCGAATCCCGAAGTCAACGGGTTGCGCACGAGCGCGCTATATATTCTGGTCGTGTTGATCGTTGGCGTGATCGTCTTTTTGTTCAGGCAGTTAACCGAAAAAGAATCGCCACATGAAAAACGCGTTTCGCTTTGGCTCATCGTGCTTGGCGCGGTCATGCTGTTGTTCGGCGGCGTCCCGTATTGGGTGACGAACCTGCCCGTAACCCTCGGCTTCCCCGCCAACCGAGCGCTGTTGTCGTTCATGTTCGGCGCGTGCTTTTTCCTCGTCGGGCTGATCGACCTCTTGCCCGCGCGCTTCAAATATTCCGTCGCCGTTCTCCTCATCGCGCTTTCTGCGGGCAGACAATTCCTCTGGTCGGTGGACTATCTGCGCGACTGGCAATCGCAAAAGAATCTTTTCTGGCAACTCTACTGGCGCGCGCCAAGCATCGAACCCGACACGCTCGTCTTGATGAACGAAAGCCTGTTATTCTCCGCCGACAATTCGATCAGCGCGGCGGTCAACTGGATTTACGATCCCAACCCGTCTGCCGACCACATCAATTACGCGCTGTTCTATCCCGTCAACCGCCTCGGCGGATCGCTCCCCTCGCTGGAGCCGAACACACCAATCACCTACAATTACACTGCTGGAAAATTCAACGGGAACACTTCGGACTTGCTCGCGTTTTACTACGCCCCTCCATTTTGTCTTCGCCTCCTCGATCCTGATCTGGACTCGAACAACCGCTTCATCTCGGACCTCAGCCTGATGCGCCAGGCGTCGGCGTTATCCAACCCCCAGCGGATTCTGTCCGCGCCGACCGCGTCTATGCCCGCGTTCTACGGTGCCGAACCTCCGCATGGATGGTGCTACTTTTTCCAAAAAGCGGAGTTGGCGCGTCAGTTCGGCGATTGGGACGAAGTGAATCTTCTCGCCGATTCCGCGTTCAAATTGGATGAACATTTCAACAATCCCGTTGAGTTGTTTGTGTTCATCGAAGGTTATGCCCACGCAGGGAAATGGGATGAAGCAGTCAAATTATCAAAAGAAGCGCGCCAAGTCTCCAAGAGTTACGTTGATCCGTTGTTATGCAGGTTGTGGAAACGGATCGATTTGCAAACAGAGTCCAGCCAGCAGAAGACTGATTCGTTGAACGAAGTTCGACAGATGAGTGAATGTTCAATTCCATAATCAGTTCTCGACGCAGTTGCACTGCGTCGAGCGTTTCGCGCTTTCGTGCCCGCACGGGGACAAGCCCCCGTGCTATTCCTACAAAGCCCGCTAAAGCGGACTCGCGCCTCTGCACGTTCTCGCCGCTCTTGTACTGCGTCGAGCCAAACATAAAACTTCGATGAAACTTTTCCGCCCACATCTCATTCTTCTCGCCATCGCGGTCCTCGCCTATGGATTGCTCCTCCCGCGCCTCGGCTTTTACTGGGACGACCTGCCCATCTCGTGGATTCGCTATCAACTCGGGCGCGCAGCGCTGACGCAATATTTTTCGACCAACCGTCCTGTGTGGGGATTGTTGTATCAACTCACCACGAGTGTCCTGCCATATGAGCCGATCTATTGGCAAATGTTCGCTTTGCTTTGGCGCTGGCTTGGCGCGGTAGTCGTGTTCGCTATTATCGAAAAATTATGGCAGAGTAGGCCGCGTCTCGCCTTGGGCGTGGCGGCGATCTTTCTTGTTTATCCTGGGTTTACCCAACAATGGTCGGCGTTTTTATACAGCCATTTTTTCATCGTCCTGTTTTTCTTTTTGATCTCCTATTGGTTCATGTTGAAGGCGTTTGAACAGCCCAATCGCTACTGGCGGTTCACCGCGCTGGGACTAATTTTCTCTGCGCTCAACTTGTGGATGATGGAATATTTCTACGTGTTGGAGTTGATGCGCGTGGGAGTCATCCTCGCCGCGCTTCGCAACGAGACGATGAGTCTGCGTGAGCGGGCGGTGAAAACGTTCAAGTTGTGGATTCCGTACCTAGCAGTATTCGTTTTGGCGGTTCTCTCGCGGTTGTTCATTTTCAACAATCAAGTCTATGGCATTGGGTTGGGCGACCAGTTGAAGTCCGCTCCGATGGAGACGATCGTCGCCTTGGCGCGTAACATCCGCTTTACGCTGACGCTTATCCTGCGCGACGCATGGATGCAGGTGACGCAGTTGCCAAATATCGAATCGGCGGAATCGATTCTCAATTCTTATTATTTTGTCGTCGCGCTGACCGTTATCGTTTTGATCGCTGGCTTTTTGTTCGCTTCACATGCAGAGACGAAACCGATTCAAAAAAATATAAGCGATTCTCTCTGGATGATCGGTTTGGGAGTCTTTGCACTTTTACTTTCGGGCTGGCCCTTCTGGCTGGTGGGATTTGTCCCGTCGTTGGCGTGGCCCGCGAGCCGATTTACGCTTCCGTTCATGTTTGGCGTTGGATTGGTTTTTGCTGGCGCGATCAATTTGATTCCGTGGGAACGAGTCCGCATTGCATTGCTTGTTTCGCTGGTCGCGCTGGCTGTGGGTAAACAATTTTTGTCCGCAAACGATTACGCACAAGATTGGCAAACGCAAAAAGAGTTGTTCTGGCAACTCGCGTGGCGCGCGCCAAGCATCGAACCTGATACCGCCATCATCATGAACGAGGGCGCGCTGGATTATTACGCGGATAATTCGCTCAGCCCCGTGGTCAATTGGGTTTACGCGCCCGACCTTCAAGGCGAACATATCCCGTACGTGTTGCTGTACCCAACCACGCGCTTGCGAAGCAACGCGCTCCCAAAACTTGAAACTGGCTTGCCCATTTTCACGGATTACATTGCAGGTACATTTAATGGAAATACATCGCAAGTATTGGCGATCTATTTCATGCCGCCCGGCTGTTTGCGAATCCTCGACCCTGAAGTGGATCGAGTCAATCGTTCCATCCCTGAACAAAGTTTGATGCGTTTCGCCTCGCGGCTTACAAATTATGAAACGATCTCGAATGAATCATCCGCGCAGATGCCTGAACCGTATTATCCCGAACCCGCGCATGGATGGTGTTTCTATTTTCAAAAAGCGGACTTGGCGCGTCAATTCGGGGAATGGGACGAAGTGGTCGCGATGGCTGACATGGCGTTTGCATTAAATGTTCAGCCGAGCGACCCCGCGGAGTATTTCGTTTTTATCGAAGGGTACGCGCACGCGGGAGAGTGGGATCGCGCGGTCGAGTTGTCGCAGAGGTCGTTCGCGGCGTCGGAGTTGATGGGCGCGCCCCTCTGTCGGCTGTGGAAACGCGTCGAGGCTGAGACAGTTGAAGGTCCGGAACGAAGCGAGGCGTTTAGTCAAATTCAGAGTTTATTGGTCTGCGATCCATGAAGAATTACACTTGATTTAAATCCGTGTTTGGCTCTACAATAGAACAGCGTTCGTTTCATCTGCGATCTGTACGATAGTTATGAAAGGAGGCGCGCGGGAACCTCAGTTGCTCATCCGATGCTTGCATGACCCGACAATCAATTTATTAAGGAGAAGAAGAAAATGCGTAAGTCACTTTTGCAAGTGGTACTACTGTTGACGGTTCTTTCCCTCGTTTTGGCGGCATGCGGCGGCGGCGCGCCAGCGGTGGAAGAGGTAGGCGGTTTCCAGATCCCAGCCATTGAAGATGGCAAATTCAACATCGGCATGGTTTTGATCGGACCGCACGATGACGGCGGCTGGTCGCAGGCGCACTATGAAGGTCTGCTCTATATCAAAGATAATGTGCCCAATGTGAATATCGCTTATGTTGAGAACGTGCCGGAAGGCGCCGACTCTGAGCAGGTTTTCCGTGCGTTGGCTCGCAAGGGCTTCAATTTGATCTTCGGCACATCCTTCGGCTTCGGCGACCCAATGCAGACCGTCGCTGGTGAATTCCCCGATACGATGTTCATCCATCTGACCGGTATCAACTCCAATGAAACGAATTTCGGGAACTTGATGGGTGCGATGGAAGATATGAAGTACCTCGCAGGTATGCTGGCTGGCGCGCGTGCCAAGCAGGACGGCCAGACCAAACTGGGGTATATGGCGACGTTCCCGATTCCCGAGGAAATCCGCCTTGGCAACGCGATCGCGTTAGGTATGAGGAAGACTTGCCCCGAATGTACGATGGATATCCGCTGGATCAATACCTGGCATGATCCGGTGATCGAGAAGGAAGCCGCGGCTTCGTTGTTCGATGCAGGCGCGTATGTCGTCTTTACCGGCGCGGACACTCCCGCCGTTGCGGACGTGGCGCAGGAAAAAGGCAAATGGGGCGTGACCTATGACTGGTACGGATCGTGCAAGGTGGAGCGTTGTCTCACCGCCCCGTACTGGGTGTGGGGACCGGTGTATTCCGAAATTGCCGAGCAGGTGATCGCCGGCACGTATAAACCGGGCTGGCAGTATTTCGATGCCGATACCGGCGCGCTGGGATTGTACGGCTTCATGGAAGGGCAGGAGTTGACTTCGGGCGTTGCCGACCTCGATCCGGCTGTGATTCAGGAAGTGCGCGACATCCTTGCTCAGATGCTGGCTGGTGAATTCACTCGCTTCGACGTGTTCAAAGGTCCGATCAATGACAACAAGGGCAATGTGGTTTTGCCCGCCGGTCAGAGCCTCGAACAAGTTGACCTCGATGCGTTCCCCGAGTTCGGTCTGCCGTGTTCGATTGACGTTTGTATGAAGTGGTGGGCTGAAGGCATCACCGCTGAATTGCCGGAGTAAAAGTAGTTTGATGAATGGGGCAGGGCTGTGAGGTTCTGCCCCATTTTTATGTAGGTAGATACGTAGACAGCTAAACATGTTTACTGCTTGACACTTGTGTGCCTGTGTACTTGTATATTTGTGTACTTATCCGGAGCAACAATGGACGCAATGAACAACCCATCTCCTCTTGCTGTCGAAATGAAGGGCATTGTCAAGCGGTTCCCCGGCGTGCTTGCCAATGATCACGTAGATTTTGAGTTGCGCGCGGGGGAGATCCATGCCTTGTTGGGAGAGAACGGGGCGGGTAAAAGTACGCTGATGAACATCCTCGCTGGTTTGTATAAGCAGGATGCGGGTATTATCAAAGTAAAGGGGAAGCAATTGGAATTTTCCTCGCCGCGTGACGCCATCAAAGCGGGGATCGGCATGGTACATCAACATTTCATGCTTGTGCCGTCGCAAACGGTGACGGAGAATATCCTGCTGGGGTTGGACGAGCCGCGGTTCTTGATGCGTTTGAACGAATACGACAAGAAGATCGCGGACTTGGGCGATTCATACGGACTCAAGGTTGACCCGCGCGCCAAAATCTGGCAACTCTCGGTTGGCGAGCAGCAGCGCGTGGAATTATTGAAAATGCTCTATCGCGGCGCGAATGTGCTGATCATGGATGAGCCAACGGCTGTCCTTGCGCCGCAGGAGATCGAGGTATTGTTCGACACACTGCGTTCGATGGCAGCGCAAGGCAAATCGGTGATCTTCATCAGTCATAAGTTGCATGAAGTCTCGTCCATTGCGGATCGCGTCAGTGTGTTGCGGCGCGGCAAGGCGACGGCGTTGGGTGAGCCAGCCAAAGGGGTGACGAAGCAACAACTCGCAAGCATGATGGTGGGACGCGAGGTGGTGTTGTTCGTAGATCGGAAACCGAAGCAGGCGGGCAAGGTGATTCTGGATGTGAAAGACGTTCATGCCGAAAACGACAAGGGATTGCCCGCCTTGCGCGGGCTTTCGCTCAACGTTCGCGCGGGGGAGATCGTCGGCGTGGCGGGCGTGGCGGGGAATGGACAGATCGAGTTGTCGCAAGTGATCGCGGGGATGCGAAAATGCAAGCAAGGCGAAGTGATCCTCAACGGTGAAAAGGTTAGCAACCGCGATACGTTGTACGGCATCGAGCATGGCTTGTCGTATGTGCCAGAGGATCGCACGCACGTCGGCAGTTCGCCCAATCTGAGCGTGACCGATAACGTCATCATGAAAAATTATCGCAAAGCGCCGATCTCGAAAGGTTCTCTGCTCGACATGAACGCGGCGTCGAAGTTCGCTCAGCAACTCAAGGAAGCCTACGACATCATCGTGCCGACGGTCAACACGCCGGTGAGACTCCTCTCGGGCGGAAATTTGCAACGGGTGATTCTGGCGCGTGAAATTTCGGGGACTCCCAACTTTATGGTGGCGGTCCAACCGACGCGTGGGCTGGATGTAGGCGCGATCGAGGGCGTCCACCGCTTGTTGTTAACCCAGCGCGAAGCGGACGCGGCGGTCTTGCTCATCTCGGAGGAGTTGGAGGAACTGTTGGCGTTGAGCGACCGTGTCTACGTGATATACGAGGGGAAAATAATGGGGGAGGTGACGGTGGGGGGGGGCGAACCAGACGAAAGGTTGATCGAAGCGATTGGTCTGATGATGACCGGCACACCGTTGGAACAAATCCAAAACGAGGGAGTCGCGGCGCATGGCTGAATCCACTTTGATGAAAAAAGGCGCGAGGTGGCGCGTCCGACTCGAACCGCGTTTAGACGAACCCTCCGCCTGGCAATCGTTGGCGATCTCGCTCGGCGCGGTGGCGGCGGCGTTGATTCTGGGCGGCGTTGTGATCGCGGCGGTGGGCGGCAACCCGTTCGTTACGTATGCGTACATTGCGCGCGCTTCATTTGGGAATCTCGGCGTGCTTTCGGATACGATCGTCAAGGCGACGCCGATCCTGTTGACCGCGCTGGCGTGTTCGATCGCGTTCCGCATGAAGTTGTGGAACATCGGCGCGGAGGGACAGTTCATCATGGGCGCGTGGGGCGCGAGCGCGGTGGTGTTGGCTCCCATTGTGCCAGCCGAGTCGTCGCGCTGGTTGTTCATCCCGGTGATGACGATCGCGGGACTCGCCATGGGCGCGGCATGGGGTTTCATCCCCGGCTTTCTCAAGGCGAAGTTCAACGTGAACGAGATCATCAGTTCGTTGATGTTGAATTACATTGCGGTCTCGTGGGTGAACTTTTGGATCTTCGGCGTGTGGAGCGAGGGCGGCTTTCAGATGAGTCCCAAGTTTCCCGAGGGCGCGTCGTTGCCGCGGCTTTCGGAATATGCTTCCGAGTTTCCGATTCTGCGCGGGCTGACGACGCACGCCGGTCTATTATTCGGTATTGCGGCGGCGGTCATCCTTTGGTTTATTGTGTATCGGAGCCGCTGGGGTTATGAGATCCGTTTGATCGGGGATAATCCGCAAGCCGCGAGATATGCGGGCTTGAATATCGCGCGCAACACCATCCTTGTGATGGCGCTCTCCGGCGCTCTGGCGGGATTGGGCGGCATGAGCGAAGTAGCGGGCGTGGTGCGCCGTTTACAGACCGCTCCGCTCGCGACGGGGTACGGTTTTACGGGCATTATCGTGGCATGGCTGGCAAAGTTGAATCCGTTGCTCATCATTCTTGTTTCGATCTTGTTCGGAGCGTTAATCTTGGCTGGGCGTGAGATTCAGCCCTCCGGGATTCCGAAAATGATCCAGGGTATTATTCTGGTCTGTCTGATCGCAAGCGACTTCCTTTTGCGCTATCGTATTCGATTCGCGCGCGGCGAGGCGGAGTAATCATGGATCCCATCATCATCCTCCAGGCAGGCGTGGCAAGCGGAACGGTTTTGTTATTCGCCGCGTTGGGCGAAGTGTTCGCCGAACGTTCGGGCGTTTTGAACCTCGGCGTCGAAGGCATGATGCTCATCGGCGCGATGACCGCTTTTAGCACGACCATTGCAACTGGCAACCCATGGATCGGCGTGCTGGCGGCGATGATCGCGGCGGGGTTACTCAGCCAGATCCATGCGTTTATCGCGGTCACACTGCAAGCCGATCAAGTCGTCAGCGGACTCGCCCTCACCATGGTGGGAGCGGGCATTAGTCTCGTGTTGGGCGAGGGGTTGAGCAAGGCTGGCACGGTTTCGCTCCTGCCGAATTTTTCCATCCCGTTGCTTTCGGCGATTCCCGTCCTCGGTCCGATCTTTTTCACGAAGCAAAGCGTGTTAGTGTATATCGGCTATTTGATGACTCCGCTGGCGTGGTATTACATCAACCATACCCGCCCGGGGTTACACTTGCGCGCGGTAGGCGAATATCCCGCCGCGGCGGACGCGCTCGGCATCAACGTGTTCCGCCTGCGTTATGCCTATATCTTTGTCGGCGGCGCGCTGGCTGGACTCGCCGGCGCGACCATCAGCCTTGCGGTTGCTCCCGGTTGGTTCAGCGAACTCACCACCGGTGGGCAGGGCTGGATCGCGGTGGGACTCGTCATCTTCGCGCAGTGGGATCCTATCCGCGCGGCGATCGGCTCGTACGCGTTCGGCGCGCTCCGCCGCCTCATCCTCGACATTCAAGCGCCCCTGCTCCTCTTCGGCGTGAATAATCCCTTTTACTACAATCCGTATCTCGGTTTCTTCTTGCAAATGCTTCCGTACGCGTTCACGGTGATCGTGCTGGTCATCGGCTCGCGCGAAGCCGTCCGCAAACGCCTCGGCGCGCCAGCCGCGTTAGGCGAACCATATATCCGCGGCGAACGCGGCAAGTGATTTTGTAACGCAAGATGCCATCTTGCGCTACGCTAATGATTATGACCCTCTGGCAAAATTACATCCGACCCAAAAATTTAACCGAAGCCCTCGACGCGTTCGCAAATGCGCCGCGTCCGCTGGCTCCTATCGCAGGCGGGACGGATCTGTTGCTCGACCTCGAACAAGGCAGACATCCGCCCGTTCAAACTTTAGTGGATGTGACTTCCATCGTCGAACTGACTCGCCTCGAGCGCCGCGGGGATGAACTCTTCATCGGCGCCGCCGTTCCTGTCAACCGCATCGTTCTCGACGGGTTGGTTGGCGCGCACGCCCAAGCCTTGGTCGAAGCCTGCAACCTGATCGCCGGTCCCCAAGTCCGCAACGTGGCGACCCTCGGAGGCAACGTCGCGCACGCCCTCCCCGCCGCCGACGGGACGATCGCTCTGCTCGCGTTGGATGCAGAGGCTGAAATCGCCAGTCGAGTAGCGGGGCGGATCGAGACTAGGCGTATCCTATTTCAAGAATTATTCCTCGGTCCCGGCAAATCTGCCATCAAACAAGGTGAAGAGTTAATTGTGGGATTCCACTTGCCACTTTCCACTCCCCATCAAGCCTCCTGTTTCAAACGTATCATGCGTCCGCAGGGAGTCGCGTTGCCCATCCTGAATTGCGCCGTCTGGCTGGAACGCGCAAATGGCGCGGTCAAGGATATTCGTATTGCGGTTGGTCCCGGCGGCGGGACTCCATTCCGCGCCACACAAGCCGAAGATGCCCTGCGCGGACGAGCGCTCGACGAAACCGCGTTGGACTCCGCGCTGGATGCGTTGCTGGCTCAGGCGCAATTCCGAACAAGCGCGCGGAGGGCAAGCGCCGATTACCGCAGGCATATCGTCAGTGGGCTGTTCAGCGATGTGATCGAGTCTGCGTGGGGGCGGGCGGGCTAATTTCGAATCGTGTTACAATGTGCCTACAATTGTAGACAGAATTGGAGGACGATATGGTAACCGTCGGTATTCGTGAATTGAAGCAACAGACAAGCGAGCTAATCCGCATGGTGCGCGAAACAGGGAGCGAGATTCAAGTCACCTATCATGGACAGGTGGTGGCTTTGCTGGTGCCTGTCAACAAGCCAAAATCAAAAACCGCCTCACGCGCTTGGACGCAATTGGATAACCTCGCCGCTGAAATCAGCGCCAATTGGAAAAAAGGAGTCTCTGCGGCAGACGCCGTTTCAGAAGGACGCGGCTGATGTTTGTCGTCGTTGACGCCAGCGTTTGGGTTTCGCGACTCGTGGAAAGCGACGAATTTCACCTCCCCGTGAAAGGTTGGATGAATTCCCAGCAAGAACAAGATACTACATTTGTTTCTCCGTCATTGTTGCTGGCAGAGGTAGGCGGAGTGGTTAGCAGGGTTACGGGTAAGCCCGACTTGGCGCTGAACGCCATTGCAAGAATCGAAAACCTGCCCAATGTCCGCATCGTGGAGATGGAAAAAGCCTTGATGGATGACGCGTCGCGATTTGCCGCGAGCTATGGCTTGCGTGGCGCTGACTCGGTTTATGTCGCTGTTGCCTCCGCGCTGAAAATCCCTCTCGTCACTTTTGATGTTGATCAACGTGTGAGGGGCTCAAAACTTGTAGATGTGATTGAGATACCTGCTGAATAAAATGCTCTCTTTTATCTCCGCGCCAAGGATAGCCTTATGAACAATCAAATTTCTCTTATCGTCAACGGACAACGCCATACTCTGGAAGCCAAGCCGAACGAAACGCTTTCGGATTTGCTTCGTTATCGTCTGCGACTGACCGGGACAAAGATCGGTTGTGACGAAGCGGAGTGCGGCGCGTGTACCGTCCTCGTTGATGGCGAGCCGGTGGTCTCGTGCATTTATCCCGCCGAGCGGGCGGATGGAAAGACGGTGTTGACGATTGAAGGGTTAGCTTCCCCTCTCCCAGCGGGAGAGGGAATAGGGGTGAGGGCAGACCTCACCTCCAGCCCCTCTCCTGAAAGGAGAGGGGAACAGTTGCATCCTTTGCAAGAAGCCTTCGTGGAACATGGCGCGGTGCAGTGCGGGTTCTGCATCCCCGGGCAGATCATGACGGCGTATGCCTTGCTCGAGCGGAATCCAAACCCGACGCAGGATGAGGTGCGTTTTGCGTTGAAAGACACGTTGTGTCGCTGCGCGGGATATCCGGGAATCGAAAATTCCATTCTCGCCGCGGCGGAGGCGTTGAGGACTGGCGAACCCGTCCGCAAGCCGAACATCCCGGCTTCGATCCATGTCCATCGGTCGGTGGGGCATACGCATCTGCGACCCGACGGCGTGGAAAAGGTCAATGGCACAGCTATGTACACCGACGATCTCGTTTTCGATGGGATGTTGTTTGCCAAAGTAAAGCGGGCGATGATTCCGCACGGATTTTTGAAGCGTCTCGATGTGTCCAAAGCGAAAGCGTTGAAGGGCGTCGCGGCGGTGTTGACTGCAGAGGATATCCCCGGCGAGCACAACCATGGGTTGGTCGTCCTCGACTGGCCCGTGATGATCGGGATCGGGGAACGCGTCCGCTACGCAGGGGACGCGCTCGCGATCGTGGCGGCGGAGTCGCCTGAGGCGGCGGAGCAGGCTGAACGTCTGATCGAAGCGGAATTCGATCCCCAGCCGGTGATCTCGAACCCGGTGCAGGCGCGTCAGGAGGGAGTCCCGCAAATCCACGAAAAAGGAAATTTGCTCAAGCACATCAAAGTCCGCAAAGGTGACATGGAGCAGGGCTTTGCTGAAGCGGATGTGATTCTGGAGCACACTTTCCACACGCCGATCTATGACCACGCGTTCATGGAGCCTGAGTGCAGTATTGCTGTGCCGTTGGCGAACGGGCGTATGGAAATTTATTGCGGTTCGCAAATCCCGTATCAGGACCGCGAACAGGTGGCGCGCGTGCTGGGTTGGGACGAGTCGCGCGTCCGCATCGTCGGGCAGTTGATGGGCGGCGGCTTCGGCGGCAAGGAAGATATCGCGGGGCAGATTCACGCGGCGTTGTTGGCACACGCGACGGGACGCCCTGTGAAGTTGTTGTTTGATCGGCACGAAAGTTTGCTCGCGCATCCGAAGCGGCATGCTACGCAGATCCGCGTGAAGATGGGCGCGAAGAAAAATGGGCGGCTGGTGGCGGTGGAGTCGGAGTTGTACGGCGATACCGGCGCGTACGCGTCGCTCGGCGATAAAGTGATGACCCGCGCCACTACGCACTCGGCGGGTCCGTACGATGTGCCGCACGTGCGCGCCGATTGTTATGCCATGTACACGAACAATCCGCCGGCGGGCGCGTTCCGCGGCTTCGGCGTGACGCAATCGGCGTTCGCGGTTGAATCCATGATGGATATGCTCGCCGAGAAATTGGGCATCGAGCCTGTCGAATTGCGCCGCATCAACGCGCTGAAAGTCGGGAGCCTCACGAACACTGGACAGGAATTACGCGAGTCGGTGGGGTTGATGGAGTGTATGGATAAAGTGGATGCTGAAATGCGGAAACACAACCCGCTTCCTTTCGCTCCGCGAGTCGTTTCCTCATCCCCAGCCCTTCTCCCTCAGGGAGAAGGGAGAGAGTCCCCCTCTCCCAATGGGAGAGGGGTTAGGGGTGAGGGGGGTGTCGTGCGCGCGTGGGGCTTTGCCGCGGCATATAAAAACACCGGTCTCGGCGGCGGGGCACCGGATAAGGCGGGCGCGGAAGTGGAACTCTACGACGACGGCACATTCCAAGTGCGGAGTTCCTCCGCCGAAATGGGACAGGGACTCGTCACCGTGATGCGGTTAACGGTCGCGGAGGAAATGGCGGTTCTGCCGGAGCAGGTACGAGTCCTTGTGATGGATACCGACTTGACGCCGAATGGCGGACCGACGACCGCCTCGCGTCAGACCTTTGTCACGGGGAACGCCTCGCGTTACGCGGCAAAGACTTTGCGCGACGCCATCACCGCGACGCTTGCCGAAAAATACGATGTGAAGCCGGAGCAAATCCGCTATGAGAATGGCATCGTCCACGCGAACGGACATTCGATGACCTACGCCGAAGTTGCCAAAGAGATGAAAGCCTCAGGTCAACAGCCGCGCGCGTTGTACGAATACGAAGCGCCGATGACCCAGCCGCTCGGCACAGGCGGCGACATGCACTTCGCTTTTTCGTTCGGCGTGCAAGCCGCGGAAGTTGAAGTGAATACGTTGACCGGCGAAGTGCGCGTGCTGAGAGTCATCTCTGCCAACGATGTAGGCATGGCGGTCAATCCGCTGGGCTTGCAGGGACAGGTCGAAGGCGGAGTGATGATGGGACTTGGCAACGCCATCACTGAGGAATTCCTCATGGATCAGGGTCGCGTAGTCAGCGACCGTTTGGCGCGCTATCGCATCCCCGGTATTATGCTTACGCCGGAGATTACGTCCATCATTGTCGAAGATCCGGTCTCGACGGGTCCCTACGGAGCGAAAGGCGTGGGTGAGATCAGTAGTATCCCCACCACGCCCGCGATTACGAATGCGATCTACAACGCGGTCGGCGTGCGGATTGATAGGTTGCCTGTGGATCAGGAGTTCATCGCGCGGGAGATTTGGGAGAGGGAAAAAAACAAGTAAATGCAAGGAAAACTGGGCGTTACTGCTGGCGCGTCCGCATTTGGAGAAATATCTTGACTAAACCGATGATGATTCTCATCGCAGGTCCATATCGCTCTGGGACAGGCGATGACCCTGAGAAGATTTCTGCAAATGTGCATTTGATGGAATCGTTTGCCCTGCCGATCTTTCGCAAGGGACATATCCCCATGCTTGGCGAGTGGCTTGCGCTTCCCCTAAAGAAACTGGCTGGTTCAACACAATTGGGAGATCAGCCCTTCAACGAGATCTTCCACCCAATTGCCGAACGCCTGCTCGACAAATGCGACGCGGTCTTACGCGTCGGCGGCGCCTCCCAAGGCGCGGACTTGATGGTGGAGGTGGCGCGGAAGAAAGGGTTGCAGGTGTTTTTTAGTTTGGGAGAGATTCCATCCGCGTAGGTCTTTCACAATGACTCGTAAAAGGAGCGAGCAAATTATTGA contains the following coding sequences:
- a CDS encoding BMP family ABC transporter substrate-binding protein gives rise to the protein MRKSLLQVVLLLTVLSLVLAACGGGAPAVEEVGGFQIPAIEDGKFNIGMVLIGPHDDGGWSQAHYEGLLYIKDNVPNVNIAYVENVPEGADSEQVFRALARKGFNLIFGTSFGFGDPMQTVAGEFPDTMFIHLTGINSNETNFGNLMGAMEDMKYLAGMLAGARAKQDGQTKLGYMATFPIPEEIRLGNAIALGMRKTCPECTMDIRWINTWHDPVIEKEAAASLFDAGAYVVFTGADTPAVADVAQEKGKWGVTYDWYGSCKVERCLTAPYWVWGPVYSEIAEQVIAGTYKPGWQYFDADTGALGLYGFMEGQELTSGVADLDPAVIQEVRDILAQMLAGEFTRFDVFKGPINDNKGNVVLPAGQSLEQVDLDAFPEFGLPCSIDVCMKWWAEGITAELPE
- a CDS encoding ABC transporter ATP-binding protein, coding for MNNPSPLAVEMKGIVKRFPGVLANDHVDFELRAGEIHALLGENGAGKSTLMNILAGLYKQDAGIIKVKGKQLEFSSPRDAIKAGIGMVHQHFMLVPSQTVTENILLGLDEPRFLMRLNEYDKKIADLGDSYGLKVDPRAKIWQLSVGEQQRVELLKMLYRGANVLIMDEPTAVLAPQEIEVLFDTLRSMAAQGKSVIFISHKLHEVSSIADRVSVLRRGKATALGEPAKGVTKQQLASMMVGREVVLFVDRKPKQAGKVILDVKDVHAENDKGLPALRGLSLNVRAGEIVGVAGVAGNGQIELSQVIAGMRKCKQGEVILNGEKVSNRDTLYGIEHGLSYVPEDRTHVGSSPNLSVTDNVIMKNYRKAPISKGSLLDMNAASKFAQQLKEAYDIIVPTVNTPVRLLSGGNLQRVILAREISGTPNFMVAVQPTRGLDVGAIEGVHRLLLTQREADAAVLLISEELEELLALSDRVYVIYEGKIMGEVTVGGGEPDERLIEAIGLMMTGTPLEQIQNEGVAAHG
- a CDS encoding ABC transporter permease, which produces MAESTLMKKGARWRVRLEPRLDEPSAWQSLAISLGAVAAALILGGVVIAAVGGNPFVTYAYIARASFGNLGVLSDTIVKATPILLTALACSIAFRMKLWNIGAEGQFIMGAWGASAVVLAPIVPAESSRWLFIPVMTIAGLAMGAAWGFIPGFLKAKFNVNEIISSLMLNYIAVSWVNFWIFGVWSEGGFQMSPKFPEGASLPRLSEYASEFPILRGLTTHAGLLFGIAAAVILWFIVYRSRWGYEIRLIGDNPQAARYAGLNIARNTILVMALSGALAGLGGMSEVAGVVRRLQTAPLATGYGFTGIIVAWLAKLNPLLIILVSILFGALILAGREIQPSGIPKMIQGIILVCLIASDFLLRYRIRFARGEAE
- a CDS encoding ABC transporter permease encodes the protein MDPIIILQAGVASGTVLLFAALGEVFAERSGVLNLGVEGMMLIGAMTAFSTTIATGNPWIGVLAAMIAAGLLSQIHAFIAVTLQADQVVSGLALTMVGAGISLVLGEGLSKAGTVSLLPNFSIPLLSAIPVLGPIFFTKQSVLVYIGYLMTPLAWYYINHTRPGLHLRAVGEYPAAADALGINVFRLRYAYIFVGGALAGLAGATISLAVAPGWFSELTTGGQGWIAVGLVIFAQWDPIRAAIGSYAFGALRRLILDIQAPLLLFGVNNPFYYNPYLGFFLQMLPYAFTVIVLVIGSREAVRKRLGAPAALGEPYIRGERGK
- a CDS encoding FAD binding domain-containing protein encodes the protein MTLWQNYIRPKNLTEALDAFANAPRPLAPIAGGTDLLLDLEQGRHPPVQTLVDVTSIVELTRLERRGDELFIGAAVPVNRIVLDGLVGAHAQALVEACNLIAGPQVRNVATLGGNVAHALPAADGTIALLALDAEAEIASRVAGRIETRRILFQELFLGPGKSAIKQGEELIVGFHLPLSTPHQASCFKRIMRPQGVALPILNCAVWLERANGAVKDIRIAVGPGGGTPFRATQAEDALRGRALDETALDSALDALLAQAQFRTSARRASADYRRHIVSGLFSDVIESAWGRAG